Sequence from the Stenotrophomonas sp. 364 genome:
GAGCAATGTATAGTGATGAGTATCCGACATAAGCTGAGGCATCCGCGTCACCAGCAATTGAACTTAGGAGTGTGCGGGTGAATGCGCTGTCCAAGGTGGAGTTGGCGAGTAGCGATATGGCTGTGGTTAGTGAGTCCGTGGTTCTCAATGAGCGGATGGTATCGCCAATAACTGTCGGGACCGATTGATATCGGCTAAGCAAAAAATCTCGAATTGAAGGATTGAAGAGACTTATAACTTCCTGGTGAGAATTAACCGTCCGATTTAGCATTGACCCGCAAAGTTGCCTGAGATTTCGGATAAAATCTTGTTGACCCTTCGCTGAGGAAAATGCTTGTCGATTTACATGTCTGTAGTAAGCATCTGACAACTCGCCCTGACTAATGGATCGTCCGTTAAGTGCCACCAAGAGAATGAGCGCCCTCCCATAGTCGTCGTGCTGTGCATCGAACGGATGCGACCAAACATCGGCGGGATTGTTCAGCATCCCTAATGTGTGGGGCCAGAACTGAGCGGCCGGAATATCTTCCAGGCGCTGACTGTCGGTTATGTAAGAGATAATTCGCGGATTGTAGTTTTTGTGCTTAATTATCGCCCAGTACCTTTTGTCTTTGTAGATCTCCTCCCTGTATTCGTGGCCTATGTCTGAATGCCACATATGGTTGTAGAGAATTTTCGCCTTCTCGATGGCTGTCATGGATTGAAGCGATATTTCGAACTCATCTTTGGCGGTGTTCTGGTCAGACAAAGCTCCGATCAGCATTTTCCCTTGATTGAGAATGGTGGTTCTCGAGGTAAGGATGAACCGCTTTGATGGGTCTGATTTAACTCTCCTGATAAACTGAGATATCTGCGTCCCGAATCCCCCCGAAATGGCATCCAAGTAGTTGCTTCCCAGAAAATCATCGAAATAGAAAATTTGCTTCTTTCCTTTCTGATAAACGCTTTCGGCTTCGTCAATGCTGTCGGCTATCGAGAAAATTTCATAACCGTCTGACGCGTAGGGCAAGAGTAAGTTTCGAGCAAGGGTAGTCTTCCCAACTCCGGCATCTCCTGTGATTATCACTACATGCTTATGATTAAGTTTAGTGAGGGCTGCAGCGTGACTGCCAGTTTGCACGTAACGGGCCCTATGCTCCGCGATTTCAGAGAGGAGGAAGTCGCTGCGACCATGAATCGCTGAATTGAGCAACGTCTCGAGAACAGCTGTGCTTGCGAGCCACAATTTGTAGTGGCGTCGCTCAACTTCCGACTCCCTGCTGAGGATGTCGTTAAGATCTTCCGCACCTAAGATGTCAGACTCTGATGCGATATGCGGCGCGAATATTCTGAATATTCTACTCTTGTCCGCCCTTGATAATGGGAGTGAAGTCGCGATAAAGTATTGACTTGGTTTTATTTTTGCGACTTTTGCGGCCTCGGACTTTTCAAGATGTCTTATAAGCTGATCAATGGGAGTGTTCACCCAGTGTTTGCACTGAAGAACAACCTCGCCATCTGGAGAAAAATAGCGGCCATCCACTCCGCCATCTCTGCCGGGTTTAAAGCGTTCGAAGTTCCTTGAAAGCTTCCTGCTGAGCAGGTCGCAACACAAGACTTCGAACTCTTTGTCGTTCAGCGTTCTGAAGTCGTAAGCGGCCATATTCTTTGATCTCTTAGTTGTTATCGACGGTCTGACGATGGTTGCTGAGGGTGACTGGCAAGCACTGACTTTATGAGTTCCAGCTCTATAAGCGATGTACCGCTGACTTCTGTGTTTGGCAGTAGTCACGTTGCAGGTAATATTCGCTCATTCGGCTTCTTGCAGTAGCAATCAGTGCTGGGCTGCCGGGAAGATCTGTTCCAAGCCTGAATCGCCCACCTTGCCATAGACAGGCACCACCATCACTACGTGTCCGCTTTTGGCCGGAAGCGGACGTTTCCGCTATCGTCTGTAATCTGTTGACCCATGTCGTCCCGCATGTCAATGGGGGGCCGCGGTCTACGCCTGGACCTAGCGGTCGTCACGTTGGAGCCCTTGAGTAGGTGGGCGGCAGACCTGTGGCAGTACAGGCAGAATGCCTTGCTGCCGCGTCGGCCTGTCGCCCCCTACCACGGGGACGTGGCGTCGCCACTGCACCATGGCCGTTATCGAATCAAGCGAGAGCTTGCGGCCGCGATCTTCCACGCGCGCGAGGCCGACGACCATTCGGGCAACGGCGTCACCCGTATTTGGCCGTAACCCATTGATTCACAGGGGGCGAAAACGTCGTCTTCGGCTGCGAATTGCGAGGGTGAAGCTTCTTTTGCTCTTGGCATCCAGGATCAGGTCTCACTACTTCTCGTTAACGCCGTTCAACCCAAGCAACTCTCTGTCGTCGGCGCTCATTGGGTTGTCAATTGCATGACGAATTCTGCGCTGACACCACGCGTAAAAATCAGGGTGCTCATGCTGCAGTTGCGCCTGTCCTACCTCGTTGAGATGGATCCTGTAGCAGTAGCGGACTGGGCCAATGGTAAGTGTGGAATGGAAAGCCTCGGGCGCGTGAGATTGGGGGTTACCTGTGACGATCAGGCCGCCGTGGGCGGCGTAGCTATGGATTGCACCATTGTCGCGTAGACGGCGGTAGGCGACGTCGGCATCTACGCAAAGCAAAACATAGTTGTTATCACTTATACCTATGGCAAAATCAGCAATCGGCTCGTAGAAAGTAGCGCCCATCTCTGCCAAGTGACAGCACATAAGCTTCGCGAAATACCTGAAAACATCCAAATAAAGTATTCCGCCATTGGCATTGAAGCGGGGGTCTTCATGCACCTTTGCGGGATCATCCCCCGTTCTCAAGAGATCTGACGCCAATACTCTAAATGCATCAAATGCCAAATCGGCCGGCTGAGTTCTCGCGTTATTGCAGGTCTCGCATATGCGAGCGGAAAAATGAAACTGCTTCGAGCTTGGGCTCTGTGCGTGGCGGTAGCGTTCGCCTGGGCGTCCTATAACCATCGGTTGGGCACCAAACTCACTACGAAGCGCTGCGGCCTTGACCTTATGCTCGCCTGAAAGCGCCTCGGTGGACCCGCATAGGCAGCATTGGCCAGTAAGAGGCGGGGCAAATGGATCCATAGCTAATCTCCGATTACTCGCCGGATCACCTCTTTCAAGCTTATCTTGAGGTGAGGGTCGCTCTATTGTCTGGTAAGCCCCGAAATAGAATTGACTGATTTGCCCTTACTGCTCGTTGCTAATCCAGTTCAAGACTGCCAGTAGTTCGCGCTGATCGTAGTACCCGGGTGTCGAACGCGGCTCAAACACACCTTCAGCTATCGCGGCCTCAAATGAGTTCCGAGCCCCTTCGTAGTTTGGAACATGTAGACGCTTGATCAATTCGAGGACCTCATTTGGGTCTGCGAAACGACGGTCTGCGAGAAACGCCAGCAACGTTACCAAACCATCGGGGCCAACGAAGGAAGTCAAGGGAAGATCGCTGACCGTGTATCGCTTGGCGGCGAACCAGTACGCCTCATCGTGGTAGCAGCCGCCTTGGTCTGCGTTTGGCGAAGCAGGCTTGTGGTGCACAAGTCGGAGTTCCCGGAGACCTCCTTCCCATTGCTCAGCAATGGAGCCATTGAGCCATTCAACCCAGCCGTCCTCAACGCTGTTGATCGGATGCCCGCACTGATCGCATTTCCATGGTGGGTTCGCTTCCATATGCCCTCCTGATGATTTGGTTGTTCTAGCGCAGTCGGCGGCCGTCGGCAACAGGTGTGGAGAGCTGGGATTGCTGACTTCTAAGTGATGTTAAGAAGTGGCTAAGTTCTTTCTGTTGAGACTGGCCGATAGTGTGTCAAAAGGCGTGGCAATGTAGTCTAAGTTATTGAAGTGCAAGACAACGAATCGGGTCCCAAGGCCGTCCGCCCGGGACGGCTGGTCCAGGCGTGCTGCTCCAGGTCCTCCAATACACCGGTTCCTTCACCCTATTGATCCGTAACCTATTGATGCGTAAAGGGAGAAATGAGCTATCTCCGTTCCGCGGTTGTGACGCCGAATTCCTTATGCATCAGTCGTATGGCGTGCTCAAAAGCGATGCCTAGGGGGCAGAGGCGGTGGCCTGCCTCTATTTCCGACCGGTTGGGGCACTGCCCTACGGTTTCGGGGTGCGCCGGACAGGATGTGTTCGCCCGGTTCGGAGCCCTTCTCCAGGATCCACACGGACAGCTCGCGGCCGGCCTCGATCGCGAGGTTAGGGAGCTGGGCCTGATCGCCTGCGGCCGAGCTACACTCTCCAAGGATCATGCCAAGGAGGCGATGTGGGTAAACAGTCTGATGCCAAGCGCAAGGCGAAGCTCAAAGAGCGGCAAAGAAGGGCGGAGGCGGCTGCTGCTCGGTCGTCCGGCGTGAATTCAAATGTCGCAGCGTTCTTCAAGGCCTACGATTCAGAGCCGAACGTCATTGCAGAGCTTCTGGATCAGTCCGGGGGGGCTCTCGCTCACGTTGAGGGAAGCGCAGACGGCGAGAACTGGACGATAGTGGTGATGGGCGAAGCTATGGCAGGGACACATGACGAGTTCCTTGCTCTTGGTCTGCTGCTCGGGATGGCGATAGATGATCGAGCTGCGGAGGGTGAGTCCTTCATTCAGTTTTCGCCTTGGCTGGTTGAGCAGATCGAAGAGAGTTGCGATGCCAGAGGGGCCGATCCTGACCAATTCCTTCGCTCGCTGCTGCCCATGGACAAGCGGGACGCAGCATTGCCGCCTGTGCGAATACTCTAATTCCGCCCTTTAGAGGCGGTCGGCGGCACTGGCGGTTGTGGTCCACATACACTGTCGGCGCCCCATAGCGGCATCGAAGAATCCCGTCTCGAGATTGACGACGCCAGGGCTTCCTTGTTCGTGCGAGGGCAAACCGGGTACGAAAGGGCGCAGGTTTGGCACAGTCGGCCGCCAAAGCCCTGCAATTGCTAGCGGCGTCGCCCCCCTCCTAAGGGGAAGGTCGCCCATTCGAATCGGGCCGGGATCACCATAAATCAGTGCCATGGCGAGGCGCTCTCTGGTCTTGATGGCATAAGCGATGACGCTCGGTTCTAGCCGATAGCGGACATGCAGTGAGGGCGGCGCCTATCTACGTCATGTTGGGCGATTCACGGATTAGCTGTCCGCTTCTGGCCGGAAGCGGTTGCTGCAAGGCGGTGCATCGACCGAATCGACCGAAGTGCACAAACTATGCGCTACAGCGGCCACACTTGGAGCTTGGCTAAGCGTCTGATTAAAAAGTGTAAACCTTCGATTTGAACAAACTATGGTGTACATGTACGCCATAGTTCGTGCCTCGAACGCGTCGATTTGCGCAAACTATGAATTCATTTGCTACACGAACTATGGTGTAAGACCCATTCGTGGCACGGGCCAAGATGTGGTGCTTTCTACCCACGCCCGGCACGCGCATGCCCGGATCACAGCTTTTTCACCGATTGGCGTCGTTAATTGGCCGTGGCCAACCGGGCCGCTTCGGAGTGATTGGAGCCCTCATGCGAACCACGTTGATTGGCGCGTCTGCCCTGCTCTCTGGTGCAATGATGCTGGTTGGTTGTGGCACGACCCAGATCAAGGCGTGGAGCAAGCCCGGTGCGGACGAAGCGCAGAAACAGCGCGACCTGGCCGAATGCGATTACGACGCTTCCAAGGCGACGACCGGGGATGGAAAGGCACCAAAAACCACCGGCGATGCAGTGGGGGATGGTGTGGTCCGCGGTATGGAAAAATCGGATCTCATAAAGAAGTGCATGCGCGTACGCGGCTATAGCGGCTGAGCTGGACGCAGACAACCCCGCCACCAACCACTGATCGCCGATACGGATGCGCGCAACGGTCGTCCGTCTGTTGGTCCGCCATGCACGCCCTTGAAGGAGTGACTCGAATGAGAGTGCTTGTCGCGGCAGTTCTTTTTACGTGCGCCCTCGGGGCCCCTGCCCACGCCGCGGACAAGAAGGGCAGCGCAACACCTGCGGCGGCACCGCATACCTCTGATGGCATGGCCTGTGGCAGCCCCGACCAGTCGCAGGCCGGCCTCAACCAGTGTGCAAGTAACAGCGCCAAAGGCGCCGATGTCGAGCTCAACCGGATCTACGCAAAAGTGCTGGCCGCCAATGCAACCGACTCGGCCTTCCTGGAGAAGTTCAAGGCCGCACAACGGGCCTGGCTGGTGTTTCGCGATGCACAGATCGCGGCGCGATACCCGAGCCCCGCCGATTACGGCAGCGTCCTGCCGATGTGCGAAAGTGGAGAGTACGAGCAGCTGACGCGTGATCGGATCAAACAGCTCAATGCGTGGATAGAAGGGACGGAGGAAGGCGACGTCTGCGCGGGTTCCTATCCCATGAGTGGACGGTAGAGCGTCCGCTCTCGGCCTTGGATTTCGAGCGGGCGCCGCCGGGGCGGCGTCGTTGCGCCCGTGGTAGTGTCCGCTTCCGACCCAAACCCCAGCACGCACGCGTACATCCATGGAACCCAGCAAGATCGATCCGGCATGGCCAAACGCCCTTCGTTGGTTTCTCAGTCAGGGACTGACCCGGTTCACGCCATGGCATTTTTTGTCCGACGCCTCCGATTTTGCATTCGCTTCCCGCGCTTTCCAGCGCGAGGACGTAAGCGGCGAGGAGGTCTTTGTTTTTGCTGCCCGGCAAGATCGCGACGACTTCGCGGGTCTATTGATCGTTGATGGCCGCATCACAGATCGGGTTGTGTACTTCCATCCGGTTTTCGCCGACAGCAGCCAGCCATCGCCCAGGACATGGAACATCGTCTGCGACGCCTACGAAGACGTGTTCGAGTTCGTCAAGGCGCGGGTGATTGAGGACATGAAGGATTGCGCGCTCGACGAAGACGCTGCGGATCTTTGAGCGACGATCGCTTCAGGCCGGACGCGAACGCGCCTCTCACATTGCCCAGGGTATGTCCGCCTCGCGCGCCGCACTCTCAAACTGCGGCCGGCCGAACCAGTAGCCTTGCATCAGGCGGATGCCGAGATCGGACAGGCAGTGCGCTTCATCGCGGGTCTCTATGCCTTCGGCAATGACATGGATGCCCAGTTGCGCGCACATGGACACCACGCCGGCCACGATCGCGCGACGCGGCGGGCTCTGGTCGATTCCGCGGATCAAGGCCATGTCCAGCTTGACCATGTCCGGCTGGAAGTCGGCCAGCAGGTTCAGGCCGGCAAAACCGGCACCGAAATCATCAATGGCGGTCTTGAAGCCGATGCGTTTGTACTCGCTCAGGATCTCCGCCAGCCACTTTCCGTCGCTGACCTGCTCTCCCTCGACGGTCTCGAAGATGATGCGCTCAACGGGAAAGCCATACCGTTGTGCTGCCTGAAGCGTGGAGCGTATGCACACCTCGGGCCGGTAGATCGCATTGGGCAGGAAATTGATGGAAAGATGGGACGGCAGATTCAACGAGGCAGCGATCCGAATCGCCTTCTCACGGCAGGCCTGGTCGAACGAATAGCGGTTGTCCGCCGTGATACGTGACAGCACCGTACTGGCGGGTTCGCCGGCCGGGCCGCGTACCAGCGCTTCATGCGCAAACACCTTGCGTGCATCCGTATCGACGATGGGCTGGAACGCGTAGCTGAAGTCGAACGGCAGCGGATCCGCATTGCGGCACTGTGCACATCCAGCACGCATGGCGGGGGAAGGCATGCGGTTGATTCCATGTTCGGGCTGACGCCATGAGAATAGCCGACGCCCATCACGGCCATGTGGACGTCGTCTCAGCCGTAGCCTGCCCGCAGCCCGCATTCAGTACGGTGGTCGCCCGTTCTCCAGGCTACAGCGCCTGCGCCGCACCCGGCTCCTTGCGCAGGAACGCCACCAGCGCGGCCACCTGGCAGTACTCCGCCGCGGCCATGAACGTGGTCGGCACGTGGTCTTCGGTCTGTTGCGCGGTACGCATGCTGTCGATCGGTTCGACGATGGCCGGGAAGTCCTTGCCCTGGTCGTCGAGGACGCGTTTGAGCCGGTCGAACAACGGGCTTGTGTAGCCGAACCCAGGGGCGACGATGCACATCTGCGTGCCCGGGCGCGCGGCGAGCTCGCGCACTGCGCCTTCGAACGCCTCGGCGTGGGCGGCGTCGTCGCGCTGCAGTTCCAGGTTGGCGGACTCCCCGGTCACGCGGTAGTACACACTGCCGGGCTGGAACAGGAACGTATACAGGTGCGCACCCTCCACCTTGCCGGTCTGCGGCGAGCGCTGCCGCTCCCGTTCGCTGCGCAGCGGGGTGGAGCCGCCGTCGGCCAGCAACTGCCGGGCAGTGATGCCGCATCCCTTGCCGTCGGTGCCGAAGGACACTTCGTAATCGGTGCCCGGCTCGGCGGTGAACGACAGCGACGGGCCGGGCGCGAAGCGTAGCGCGTCCCGCGATTGCCCTGCGCCCGCACCGGCCGGGATGCAGCGGCGGTTGCCTTCGAAGTTGGCCGAGATCGAGACCCGCTGGCCGGGCACCACGGCCACTTCGCGGTAGAAGGGCTTGGCACCGAAGCCGGTGTTCTCGTTCAGCGTACGCGTGGCGAACGAGGCGGGCATGCCGATGGCCACGTTCTCGTTCTTGCGGGCCATGGAGAACAGCGCCCCGACCGGGGTGATGCTGTTGGACGCCTTGCCTTCCACCGCGACGTACCCGCCCGTTGCAGCCCCGCCGATGGCGGCGGTGTGCAGGGTCAGGCGCACTTGGTTGCTGCCGAACAGGCGGATGCGCGGCGGTTGCTCGAGGTCGATCGGGGTCACGGCCGGCGCGGGCGGTTCGTCGGCCATGGCCGGGAGGCCGAAACCGAGGCCGAGGGAAAGCGCCAGCGGGGCAAGGCGACATGTCATGGGGCGGTTCTCCGTGTCGGTACAGGCGCTTCATGCGCCATCTGGCAGAGCGTAGCGGCCGGATGACCGGAGTCTTGAGCGGCGGACGCTTGCGGGCGCCTCCCTAACACTGTTAGATTCGCCCCCTAACAGCGTTAGTCCAGGTCCCCCGTGCGCCAACCCATCGCCCGCGAGAACATCGTCGAGGCCGCTTTCCGGATCCTCGACGAAGCCGGCCTGGAAGGCATCACGCTGCGTAAAGTGGCCTGCTCGCTGGGCATCCGTGCGCCGTCGCTGTACTGGCACTTCAAGAGCAAGCAGGCGCTGATCGACGCCATGGCCGACGCGATGATCGGCGACGTCGCCCGTGACATCCCCGCCGGCCAGCCGTGGCGGCAGACCCTGCTGCAGATCGCGCGTGAGTTCCGCCTGGCGTTCAAGGCCCGTCGCGACGGCGCGCGGGTGTATGCCGGCACCTTCCTGGCCACCGAGAACGTGCTGCGGGTGGGCGAGGCCAGCCTGGCCGCGCTGATCGGTGCCGGGTTGCCGGCGCGTTTCGCCGCGACCGCCGCGATGGACCTGGTGTACTACACGATGGGCTTTGTGATTGAAGAACAGTCCTGGCCCGGCGACGGCAGCATGGAAGCCCTCGGTGAGACGTTCATGGCACTGGCCGAGCAGCGTTTTCCGCATTGCTGGTCCGCCCGCGAGTTCTGGAGCGAGGTCGATTTCGACGCGCGCTTCGAACAGGGGCTGGGGCTGATGCTGGACGGCATCGCACTGCGCCTGGCTGCTACCCCCTGAAACCGCTGTTTCCCCGCTGTTCCCGCTGCTCCGACACGGAAGCCCCACCGATGCGTGACCGAATTCTCCGCTGCTCCTCCCTGATCCTGGCTGCCGCGCTGCTCAGCGCCTGTGGCGGCAAGGACGACACCCCGTCGGCCGAGGCCGCCGCCGCGACGTCGGCGTTGCCGGTGTCGCTGGCCACCGCCCAGCAGCAGACCATGGCGCGCACGGTGCTGGTGTCCGGGCCGGTCAGTGCGTACGAAGAGATGCAGCTGGGCGTGGAAATCAGCGGCCAGCGCGTTACCGCGTTGCTGGTGGACGTGGGCCAGTGGGTGAAGAAAGGCCAGGTGCTGCTGCAGCTGGATCACCGCACCCTGGACAGCGAACTGGCCCAGGCCGAGGCGTCGCTGCGCCAGGCGCAGGCCTCGCAGGAACTGGCGCGGCTGAACTACCAGCGCAGCGAGAAACTGGCGGCGCAGCAGCTGATCAGTGCCAGCAGCCTGGACGAACTGCGCGCCACCCGCATCAATGCCGAGGCGCAGACCGCCACCGCGCGTGCGTCGCGCGATGCCGCCCAGCTGCGACGCGACTTCGCCGACCTGCGCGCGCCGGCCGACGGGCAGATCTCCAAGCGCCTGGTGCAGCCCGGCCAGGTGGTCTCGGCCGGTACCGAGCTGCTGCGGCTGATCCGCGATGGCCGCCTGGAATGGCGCGCCGAGCTGCCGGAGAACCAGCTGGCCGACGTGGTGGTGGGCAACACCGTGGAACTGCCTTATGCCGGCCAGGTGGTGCGCGGCCGCATCCGTGCCGTAAGCCCCGGGGTGGATGCGCAGACGCGTACCGGCACCCTGTACGCCGACCTGCCCACGCCGGAGCCGCTCAAGCCGGGCATCTACGTGGAAGGCCGCATCGTCACCGGCGACGGCCAGGTGCTCACCATTCCGACCGCGGCCATCGTGCAGCGTGACGGCCACAGCTACGTCTTCAGCGTGAACGACACGCAGCAGGC
This genomic interval carries:
- a CDS encoding restriction endonuclease → MAAYDFRTLNDKEFEVLCCDLLSRKLSRNFERFKPGRDGGVDGRYFSPDGEVVLQCKHWVNTPIDQLIRHLEKSEAAKVAKIKPSQYFIATSLPLSRADKSRIFRIFAPHIASESDILGAEDLNDILSRESEVERRHYKLWLASTAVLETLLNSAIHGRSDFLLSEIAEHRARYVQTGSHAAALTKLNHKHVVIITGDAGVGKTTLARNLLLPYASDGYEIFSIADSIDEAESVYQKGKKQIFYFDDFLGSNYLDAISGGFGTQISQFIRRVKSDPSKRFILTSRTTILNQGKMLIGALSDQNTAKDEFEISLQSMTAIEKAKILYNHMWHSDIGHEYREEIYKDKRYWAIIKHKNYNPRIISYITDSQRLEDIPAAQFWPHTLGMLNNPADVWSHPFDAQHDDYGRALILLVALNGRSISQGELSDAYYRHVNRQAFSSAKGQQDFIRNLRQLCGSMLNRTVNSHQEVISLFNPSIRDFLLSRYQSVPTVIGDTIRSLRTTDSLTTAISLLANSTLDSAFTRTLLSSIAGDADASAYVGYSSLYIARLYSFLYENNHNVSERDIALIGRASAFVEGENLPRQFEEIIDLYIIARRHGFSAPASIDALIEQACDKDPSMDELSKLANLMGASGCVPATDGIFREAVLAVFVDQIYDEFPAEVVFEGLSWDEGWGEAKSQLKDQLRLRLEKFGFSEDEDLVLEIAESYDFDDQAYGYYRGREEENERNYYGGDTMTRDIDDLFDRS
- a CDS encoding lysozyme inhibitor LprI family protein → MRVLVAAVLFTCALGAPAHAADKKGSATPAAAPHTSDGMACGSPDQSQAGLNQCASNSAKGADVELNRIYAKVLAANATDSAFLEKFKAAQRAWLVFRDAQIAARYPSPADYGSVLPMCESGEYEQLTRDRIKQLNAWIEGTEEGDVCAGSYPMSGR
- a CDS encoding EAL domain-containing protein codes for the protein MRAGCAQCRNADPLPFDFSYAFQPIVDTDARKVFAHEALVRGPAGEPASTVLSRITADNRYSFDQACREKAIRIAASLNLPSHLSINFLPNAIYRPEVCIRSTLQAAQRYGFPVERIIFETVEGEQVSDGKWLAEILSEYKRIGFKTAIDDFGAGFAGLNLLADFQPDMVKLDMALIRGIDQSPPRRAIVAGVVSMCAQLGIHVIAEGIETRDEAHCLSDLGIRLMQGYWFGRPQFESAAREADIPWAM
- a CDS encoding TetR/AcrR family transcriptional regulator C-terminal domain-containing protein encodes the protein MRQPIARENIVEAAFRILDEAGLEGITLRKVACSLGIRAPSLYWHFKSKQALIDAMADAMIGDVARDIPAGQPWRQTLLQIAREFRLAFKARRDGARVYAGTFLATENVLRVGEASLAALIGAGLPARFAATAAMDLVYYTMGFVIEEQSWPGDGSMEALGETFMALAEQRFPHCWSAREFWSEVDFDARFEQGLGLMLDGIALRLAATP
- a CDS encoding efflux RND transporter periplasmic adaptor subunit, translated to MRDRILRCSSLILAAALLSACGGKDDTPSAEAAAATSALPVSLATAQQQTMARTVLVSGPVSAYEEMQLGVEISGQRVTALLVDVGQWVKKGQVLLQLDHRTLDSELAQAEASLRQAQASQELARLNYQRSEKLAAQQLISASSLDELRATRINAEAQTATARASRDAAQLRRDFADLRAPADGQISKRLVQPGQVVSAGTELLRLIRDGRLEWRAELPENQLADVVVGNTVELPYAGQVVRGRIRAVSPGVDAQTRTGTLYADLPTPEPLKPGIYVEGRIVTGDGQVLTIPTAAIVQRDGHSYVFSVNDTQQATRHRVRTGQAVNGHTAILEGLKAGDRVVVDGAGFLGEGDRVRVVANNKAAAR